In Actinoplanes sp. NBC_00393, a single genomic region encodes these proteins:
- a CDS encoding ATP-binding protein — protein MSDTEEIRLEPCEPGRLTPAELKTLFLFEKLTDEQLIWIAEHGCTMRVPAGGLVIREGDPAEAFFVLLSGTISLIRRVGPDDVTTTRTEQRGVYMGATNAYLKDDGVPRKYMASMRALSDSEFFMLSAADFGRLMREWFPMAIHLLEGLTLGQRSMQAAIGERQRLAALGALSAGLMHELNNPAAAASRATGALRERVAAMRMKLGKLAAGKVAPDRLTALLNLQEEVIERAAKAPALTALQIADLEDELGEWMDEHGITGAWDVAPVFAQGNIDTECLSQIEARLASPELLDQAIHWIGYALETEQLMSDIEDATGRVSSLVLAAKRYSHLDRAAHQWIDVHPGLDSTLVMLAHKIGQDIRLVKDYDRTLPQVPAHPAELNQVWTNLIDNAVQAMAGSGTLTIRTYREDDHVVVSVGDTGPGMPPEVRKRVFEPFFTTKPVGEGTGLGLDISYRIVVNGHGGDITVQSQPGDTKFLVRLPVSEPPSA, from the coding sequence GAAGAGATCCGGCTGGAACCGTGTGAGCCCGGCCGGCTCACCCCGGCCGAGCTGAAGACCCTGTTCCTGTTCGAGAAGCTGACCGACGAGCAGCTGATCTGGATCGCCGAGCACGGCTGCACCATGCGGGTGCCGGCCGGTGGGCTGGTGATCCGCGAGGGCGATCCGGCCGAAGCGTTCTTCGTGCTGCTCAGCGGCACGATCTCACTGATCCGCCGGGTCGGGCCGGACGACGTCACCACGACCCGCACCGAGCAGCGCGGCGTCTACATGGGCGCGACCAACGCGTACCTGAAGGACGACGGCGTCCCCCGCAAGTACATGGCCTCGATGCGGGCGCTCTCCGACAGCGAGTTCTTCATGCTGTCGGCCGCTGACTTCGGCCGGCTGATGCGCGAGTGGTTCCCGATGGCCATCCACCTGCTGGAGGGCCTGACCCTGGGGCAGCGCAGCATGCAGGCGGCGATCGGCGAACGGCAGCGGCTGGCCGCGCTCGGCGCGCTCTCCGCCGGCCTGATGCACGAGCTGAACAACCCGGCGGCCGCCGCCTCCCGGGCCACCGGCGCGCTGCGTGAGCGGGTCGCCGCGATGCGGATGAAACTCGGCAAGCTCGCCGCCGGCAAGGTCGCCCCGGATCGGCTCACCGCCCTGCTCAACCTCCAGGAGGAGGTCATCGAGCGCGCCGCGAAGGCGCCCGCGCTGACCGCCCTGCAGATCGCCGACCTGGAGGACGAGCTCGGCGAGTGGATGGACGAGCACGGCATCACCGGCGCCTGGGACGTCGCCCCGGTCTTCGCCCAGGGCAACATCGACACCGAGTGTCTCTCCCAGATCGAGGCCCGGCTGGCCTCACCGGAGCTGCTCGACCAGGCCATCCACTGGATCGGGTACGCGCTGGAGACCGAACAGCTGATGAGCGACATCGAGGACGCCACCGGGCGGGTGTCGTCGCTGGTGCTGGCCGCCAAGCGGTACTCGCATCTGGACCGGGCCGCCCACCAGTGGATCGACGTGCACCCCGGCCTGGACAGCACCCTGGTCATGCTGGCCCACAAGATCGGCCAGGACATCCGGTTGGTCAAGGACTACGACCGTACGCTGCCGCAGGTCCCGGCCCACCCGGCCGAGCTGAACCAGGTGTGGACCAACCTGATCGACAACGCGGTCCAGGCGATGGCCGGCTCCGGCACCCTGACGATCCGCACCTACCGCGAGGACGACCACGTCGTGGTGTCGGTCGGGGACACCGGGCCGGGCATGCCTCCGGAGGTGCGCAAACGGGTCTTCGAGCCGTTCTTCACCACGAAACCGGTGGGGGAGGGCACCGGGTTGGGACTCGACATCTCGTACCGGATCGTCGTCAACGGTCACGGCGGTGACATCACCGTGCAGTCCCAGCCCGGCGACACGAAGTTCCTGGTGCGGCTGCCGGTCAGCGAGCCGCCCTCGGCCTGA
- a CDS encoding MFS transporter, producing MPLRPGARAWAVWSAGLAAYVIAVLHRTSLGVAGLDAQVRFDVGASALASFAVLQLVVYAGLQIPVGLLLDRFGSLRLVFAGALVMATGQTLMAFTDDVGGAVLARVLVGAGDAMTFISVLRLVPHWFPGKRVPVVTQLTGIVGQIGQVLSAVPLAALLAGPGWTTAFLGAAAAGVFVAIVALVAMHDTPHTRINTGQAVSWQRLGADLGSAWRHPGTRLGLWTHFTTQFTGTVFALMWGIPFLIAGEGLSRGAASALLILFVLTGMASGPVLGLLTQRYPLRRSLLVLGIVAFNMGAWAAVIAWPGHAPMPLLVVLVLALGLGGPGSMIGFDYARTFNPPSRLGTATGVVNVGGFVASLLTIELIGLILDARTGGSADYHISDFRVAMSVQFLVAAVGVLGILRTRKLARRKLEEEEGVVIRPLRVALAERRGLALERAVKAKNWRD from the coding sequence ATGCCCCTGCGTCCCGGAGCCCGGGCCTGGGCCGTGTGGTCCGCCGGCCTCGCCGCGTACGTCATTGCCGTTCTGCACCGGACCTCGCTCGGGGTCGCGGGGCTGGACGCGCAGGTGCGGTTCGACGTCGGGGCGAGTGCGCTCGCCAGCTTCGCCGTGTTGCAGCTCGTGGTCTACGCCGGGCTGCAGATTCCGGTCGGGCTGCTGCTGGACCGGTTCGGGTCGCTGCGGCTGGTGTTCGCCGGCGCCCTGGTGATGGCGACCGGGCAGACCCTCATGGCGTTCACCGACGACGTGGGCGGCGCTGTCCTGGCGCGGGTGCTGGTCGGCGCCGGCGACGCGATGACCTTCATCAGCGTGTTGCGCCTGGTGCCGCACTGGTTCCCCGGCAAGCGGGTGCCGGTCGTGACCCAGCTGACCGGGATCGTCGGCCAGATCGGGCAGGTGCTGTCGGCCGTACCGTTGGCGGCTCTTCTTGCCGGGCCCGGCTGGACCACCGCGTTCCTCGGCGCCGCCGCTGCGGGCGTGTTCGTGGCGATCGTCGCGCTCGTCGCCATGCACGACACCCCGCACACCCGGATCAACACCGGCCAGGCGGTCTCCTGGCAGCGCCTCGGCGCCGATCTGGGCAGCGCGTGGCGGCATCCGGGCACCAGGCTCGGTCTCTGGACGCATTTCACCACCCAGTTCACCGGTACGGTCTTCGCGCTCATGTGGGGCATTCCGTTCCTGATCGCCGGCGAGGGCCTGAGCCGGGGCGCTGCGAGCGCGCTGCTGATCCTGTTCGTGCTGACCGGCATGGCGTCCGGCCCTGTGCTCGGGCTGCTGACCCAGCGTTACCCGCTGCGCCGGTCGTTGCTGGTGCTCGGCATCGTGGCCTTCAACATGGGCGCGTGGGCTGCGGTCATCGCCTGGCCGGGGCACGCGCCGATGCCCCTGCTGGTGGTTCTCGTGCTGGCGCTCGGGCTGGGCGGGCCGGGTTCGATGATCGGGTTCGACTATGCGCGTACGTTCAATCCGCCCAGCCGTCTCGGCACCGCGACCGGCGTGGTGAACGTCGGCGGTTTCGTGGCCTCGCTGCTGACCATCGAATTGATCGGCCTGATTCTCGATGCCCGAACCGGCGGTAGTGCGGACTATCACATCTCGGACTTCCGGGTCGCGATGTCGGTGCAGTTCCTCGTCGCCGCGGTCGGTGTGCTGGGGATTCTGCGGACCCGCAAGCTCGCCCGGCGAAAGCTGGAAGAGGAGGAGGGCGTGGTCATCCGCCCGCTGCGGGTCGCCTTGGCGGAACGACGGGGTTTAGCGCTGGAGCGTGCGGTAAAGGCGAAAAACTGGCGCGACTGA
- a CDS encoding mycothiol transferase: protein MDAKDILGEAHGRLPELVETAVQGLRPDQLRWAPAPGANPIGWLVWHLTRVQDSHVAELLDAEQVYLTGDWAPRFGLKPDPSDTGYGHDASQVAAVAPESVEALTGYYRAVHERTAEFLRGLTAADLDRVVDRAWDPPVTLGVRLVSVIDDDAQHAGQAAYVRGLL from the coding sequence ATGGACGCGAAAGACATCCTCGGCGAGGCGCACGGTCGCCTGCCTGAGTTGGTGGAGACCGCCGTGCAGGGGCTCCGCCCGGATCAGCTCCGCTGGGCCCCGGCGCCGGGCGCCAATCCGATCGGCTGGCTCGTCTGGCATCTCACCCGGGTGCAGGACAGCCACGTCGCCGAGCTCCTGGACGCCGAGCAGGTCTACCTGACCGGCGACTGGGCGCCCCGCTTCGGCCTGAAGCCGGACCCGTCGGACACCGGGTACGGGCATGACGCGTCGCAGGTGGCGGCCGTCGCACCGGAGAGCGTCGAGGCGCTGACCGGCTACTACCGGGCCGTGCACGAGCGTACGGCGGAATTCCTGCGCGGCCTGACCGCCGCGGACCTGGACCGGGTAGTGGACCGTGCCTGGGATCCGCCGGTGACCCTGGGCGTCCGCCTGGTCAGCGTGATCGACGACGACGCCCAGCACGCCGGGCAGGCCGCCTACGTGCGCGGCCTGCTCTAG